One window of Candidatus Deferrimicrobium sp. genomic DNA carries:
- a CDS encoding DUF4390 domain-containing protein: MRVLIAFFTLTLLGFPPGTSHARPPVPGISEISGTIRDGEARVRFTLQNAFTPEMVEALKSGIEISFKTTVEVERVYRRWFNRPMGQVRYTRSVRYDALAGVYRLHRDDGDELLADVLAALDRMTRFEVVVPVTGNVEKGKPYRARVRARLDKVGLSEPLRSIFFFSSLWDVETDWARGNLQAP; this comes from the coding sequence GTGCGCGTCCTGATTGCCTTTTTCACGCTGACTCTGTTGGGGTTCCCTCCCGGGACCTCCCATGCCAGGCCGCCCGTCCCCGGGATCTCGGAAATCTCCGGGACGATCCGTGACGGCGAGGCCCGGGTACGCTTCACCCTCCAGAACGCGTTCACCCCCGAAATGGTCGAAGCGTTGAAGTCCGGGATCGAGATCTCCTTCAAGACCACCGTCGAGGTCGAGCGGGTCTACAGAAGATGGTTCAACCGGCCGATGGGGCAGGTGCGGTATACCCGCTCCGTCCGGTACGATGCCCTGGCGGGCGTCTACCGGCTCCACCGCGACGACGGAGACGAACTGCTGGCGGACGTCCTTGCCGCCCTTGACCGGATGACCCGGTTCGAGGTTGTCGTCCCGGTGACCGGAAATGTGGAAAAGGGGAAACCATACCGGGCGCGCGTCCGCGCCCGGCTGGACAAGGTGGGGCTTTCGGAACCGCTTCGATCCATCTTCTTCTTCTCCTCCCTGTGGGACGTCGAGACCGACTGGGCCCGCGGGAACCTTCAGGCCCCATGA